The Prunus persica cultivar Lovell chromosome G7, Prunus_persica_NCBIv2, whole genome shotgun sequence genome has a segment encoding these proteins:
- the LOC18770571 gene encoding uncharacterized protein LOC18770571: MEVEPSPPMVAKKLWNLVRIVFFMVRKGLSKSKLLVDLHLMLKRGKLAGKAMAHNLMLHHSSGFSCRSNDAVSFITPREYEFSCSNSPAIHNPFHFNKRNKHHHHYFTKTTRAYQYDDVTTMTAVQKVLEMLNNEMVAEASPLVTLPGFGKSPMVRQLRITDSPFPLKEEGDSQVDKEAEEFINRFYKDLKLQKRSAVLESPSYHAMRGR, from the coding sequence ATGGAAGTGGAACCAAGCCCACCCATGGTGGCCAAAAAATTGTGGAACTTAGTACGCATAGTGTTCTTCATGGTGAGAAAAGGGTTATCAAAGAGCAAGCTACTTGTTGACCTCCATTTAATGCTCAAACGCGGCAAGCTTGCAGGCAAGGCCATGGCCCACAACCTCATGCTCCACCACTCCTCCGGCTTCAGCTGCCGCTCCAACGACGCCGTTTCCTTCATAACACCACGAGAATACGAGTTCAGCTGCAGCAACAGCCCCGCCATTCACAACccttttcatttcaacaagcGCAAcaaacaccaccaccactattTTACCAAGACCACCAGAGCCTACCAATACGACGACGTTACCACAATGACTGCGGTTCAGAAGGTGCTGGAGATGCTAAACAATGAGATGGTGGCGGAGGCGTCGCCGTTAGTGACGTTGCCGGGGTTTGGGAAGAGCCCCATGGTGAGGCAGCTGAGGATAACGGACTCTCCGTTTCCGTTAAAGGAGGAAGGGGATAGCCAGGTGGACAAGGAAGCTGAGGAGTTTATTAACAGGTTTTATAAAGATCTCAAGTTGCAGAAAAGATCGGCTGTTCTTGAATCTCCATCATACCATGCCATGCGTGGTCGATGA
- the LOC18769706 gene encoding uncharacterized protein LOC18769706 gives MITQMNKRLISLSFSLRSSVQLHRPPLYHSISLLFYSSSDPKRSKSKSKPKVAVAEYLINQHQFSPEAALKASSTIAFLRSTPESDSVLSFLKESGFSKIHLEEVVKRVPGILRANLDTAIKPKIKLLQDSGFSDSDIADLISSDPWILRRSVDKGLGPAILVLKNILGSNADVLKVLKLSAWYLKYDLEKTLMPNIEVLKSLGITSSQIVKYIFLFPRFFLHKQESIMGFVKRVDEMGFDRKSKMFLYAIRIMSSMTLETWELKVKLFQSLGFSENDILVVFRRAPQVFATSEKKIKEAIEMLLSSGKVDISFLVIHPELLICSVEHRLKPRLQVIENLEKRNLLGKIPNLSTICKYTEQKFAEKFVVPYANELDQ, from the coding sequence ATGATAACCCAGATGAACAAAAGGCTAATCtcactctcattctctctgAGAAGCTCGGTCCAGCTTCACAGGCCTCCTCTTTACCACTCAATATCTCTCTTGTTTTACTCTTCCTCCGATCCCAAAaggtcaaaatcaaaatcaaagccCAAAGTAGCAGTAGCTGAATATCTAATCAACCAGCACCAGTTTTCCCCAGAAGCCGCTTTAAAAGCCTCATCAACCATTGCTTTTCTTCGAAGTACCCCAGAATCGGATTCGGTGCTTTCATTTCTCAAGGAAAGCGGTTTCTCCAAAATCCATCTGGAGGAAGTAGTTAAAAGGGTCCCGGGGATTCTTCGTGCCAATCTTGACACGGCCatcaaacccaaaatcaaACTTTTGCAAGACTCTGGCTTTTCAGACTCCGACATCGCCGATCTTATATCCTCAGACCCCTGGATTTTAAGGCGGAGTGTCGATAAAGGGCTTGGCCCTGCTATTTTAGTGTTGAAGAACATTCTGGGTTCTAATGCAGATGTGCTTAAGGTTTTAAAGTTATCTGCTTGGTATCTCAAATATGACTTGGAGAAGACATTGATGCCCAATATTGAGGTTTTAAAGAGTTTGGGTATAACTTCGTCGCAGATTgtcaaatacatttttctttttccgaGATTCTTTCTGCATAAGCAGGAGAGCATTATGGGTTTTGTTAAAAGGGTTGATGAAATGGGTTTTGATAGGAAGTCCAAGATGTTCCTATACGCTATTCGGATCATGAGTTCGATGACTTTGGAGACCTGGGAACTGAAGGTGAAGCTCTTCCAGAGTTTGGGGTTTTCGGAAAACGATATCTTGGTGGTGTTTAGGAGGGCTCCCCAGGTGTTTGCTACGTCTGAGAAGAAGATTAAGGAGGCAATAGAAATGCTGCTTAGCTCTGGCAAGGTTGATATCTCATTTCTAGTTATTCACCCTGAATTGCTTATTTGTAGCGTTGAGCACAGGCTGAAACCACGACTACAAGTTATAGAGAACCTGGAAAAGAGAAATCTACTTGGGAAAATACCTAACTTGAGCACAATCTGCAAGTATACCGAACAGAAGTTTGCTGAAAAATTTGTAGTTCCTTATGCAAATGAACTTGACCAATGA
- the LOC18769175 gene encoding lachrymatory-factor synthase, with protein MLGHPCKRKREKTKTFIVSFLSCVVVLETWEFLQNRMANEKQLKWEGKASAELNGPEAEQVWPLLEDFFGLHKWFPTLTTCLGVEGISGQPGCVRYCAGFKTPVDHKREQDQDQEKVNWTKQKLLSIDPAQLIFSYSIIDGNVGFNSYISTVQVVPKEGGCSIVWKYEVEPVEGWKMEDLDMFIGTGLQVMASRMEASLQLQVGPLEP; from the coding sequence ATGTTAGGACATCCTtgcaaaaggaaaagggaaaaaacaaaaacattcatTGTTAGCTTTCTTTCTTGTGTTGTGGTCTTGGAGACTTGGGAGTTCTTGCAAAACAGAATGGCGAATGAGAAACAATTGAAATGGGAAGGCAAGGCTAGTGCGGAGCTCAATGGCCCAGAAGCAGAACAAGTGTGGCCTCTTTTGGAGGACTTCTTTGGCCTGCACAAGTGGTTCCCAACTCTCACAACTTGCCTTGGTGTTGAAGGCATATCAGGGCAACCCGGTTGTGTGCGCTACTGCGCTGGGTTCAAGACTCCTGTTGACCATAAGAGAGAGCAAGACCAAGACCAAGAGAAGGTGAATTGGACCAAGCAGAAGCTGCTTTCTATAGACCCAGCACAACTGATATTTAGCTATTCTATTATAGATGGGAATGTTGGGTTCAACTCATACATTTCAACTGTGCAAGTGGTTCCAAAGGAAGGTGGCTGCAGCATCGTGTGGAAGTATGAAGTTGAACCCGTGGAGGGGTGGAAAATGGAGGATCTGGACATGTTTATTGGCACAGGCTTGCAAGTCATGGCTAGCAGAATGGAAGCCTCTCTCCAACTCCAAGTTGGGCCACTGGAACCATAG
- the LOC18769621 gene encoding uncharacterized protein DDB_G0290685, which translates to MNSQSTCRNQRPKGLKVKLVFQIALLLAVCFWLLYQMKYSHDKAYSGSAENKVSEERGSNILGRKGNAGWSKDGGISGSEDVNLVEGSIKKEDGGVGDDMLGENAEENNEAESNKVDDHAHGKLGRPEGNEIERETEMQYKVLNITDDNSDVEDKGNDEPVGLNRNSLQEENSQGRHGDTQEIISDHDGEKDVKNISHDEVGEENEQNSQVNHDKQENEKDREKEPQRLEEFSTNKDISVQHSQGKSDTLKGPDSVVDGVHGFNDENGVPVDGNDLIESIVTGSSDDHAMVLHQEMNSSSNNQSETKENTIKEEVAAKEGTNGADFEAKSKILVEDSKIDVKPKVETSSGIGVDTNTSRIDSVSETTQRGSSVSDS; encoded by the coding sequence ATGAATTCCCAGTCTACTTGCCGCAACCAGAGACCCAAAGGGTTGAAGGTAAAGCTGGTCTTTCAGATTGCTTTGCTTTTGGCTGTTTGCTTCTGGTTGCTATACCAGATGAAGTACTCACATGACAAGGCCTATAGTGGAAGTGCAGAGAACAAGGTTAGTGAAGAACGCGGTTCTAATATTTTGGGGCGCAAAGGGAATGCAGGGTGGTCAAAAGATGGCGGTATATCTGGATCAGAAGATGTAAATCTTGTGGAAGGAAgcataaagaaagaagatggAGGTGTTGGAGATGATATGTTAGGTGAAAATGCTGAAGAGAATAATGAAGCAGAATCTAACAAAGTAGATGATCATGCTCATGGAAAGCTTGGGAGGCCTGAAGGGAATGAAATTGAAAGGGAAACAGAAATGCAGTACAAAGTATTGAACATTACAGATGATAATTCTGATGTTGAAGACAAAGGAAATGATGAACCAGTGGGGCTCAACAGGAACTCATTGCAAGAAGAAAATTCTCAAGGGAGACATGGAGATACACAGGAAATTATCTCGGATCACGACGGTGAGAAAGATGTGAAGAATATTAGTCATGATGAAGTTGGAGAGGAAAACGAGCAAAATTCACAAGTTAATCATGATaagcaagaaaatgaaaaggacCGAGAGAAAGAGCCACAGAGATTGGAGGAGTTTAGTACTAACAAGGACATTTCAGTACAACATAGTCAAGGGAAGAGTGACACTCTAAAGGGCCCAGATTCAGTGGTAGATGGAGTCCATGGATTTAATGATGAGAATGGTGTTCCTGTAGATGGCAATGATCTCATAGAGTCCATAGTGACTGGATCAAGCGATGATCATGCAATGGTTCTACATCAGGAAATGAATTCAAGTTCAAACAATCAAAGTGAAACGAAAGAAAACActataaaagaagaagttgCAGCTAAAGAAGGAACAAATGGCGCTGATTTTGAAGCCAAAAGCAAAATCTTAGTAGAAGACTCAAAAATCGATGTGAAACCAAAGGTGGAAACAAGTTCTGGAATTGGTGTTGACACAAACACCTCGAGGATCGATAGCGTTTCAGAAACTACACAGAGaggcagttcagtttcagattCTTAA